The proteins below are encoded in one region of Sporosarcina sp. FSL K6-1508:
- the mutM gene encoding bifunctional DNA-formamidopyrimidine glycosylase/DNA-(apurinic or apyrimidinic site) lyase translates to MPELPEVEGVVRALAPVAIGRTIQNVTVSDTVIKSKQLGKEAVIKGITTEDFIADMAGMKINDVTRRSKYIYFHLAKDGNTCLLVSHLGMSGAWFTVNSVDDITEMKFRNHVHVIFTLEGGGLLVYSDIRRFGELRLLGCEADHPPLLKMAPEPFAAEAHNHFLEMAATPKYARKPIKEVIMDGHVISGCGNIYATEALYKMNIHPGRTTERISQKRKNELFDVIVDVLQESIDAGGSSISDYRNINGEAGTMQDRLKMYGRKVCPECGSATRSMKIAGRTSVYCPTCQK, encoded by the coding sequence ATGCCTGAACTGCCTGAAGTAGAAGGGGTCGTCCGAGCACTCGCACCTGTTGCGATCGGAAGGACAATCCAGAACGTGACCGTTTCAGACACGGTCATCAAATCAAAACAACTTGGAAAAGAAGCCGTGATAAAAGGGATCACAACCGAAGATTTTATAGCAGATATGGCTGGGATGAAGATCAATGACGTCACACGACGCAGTAAATACATTTACTTTCATCTAGCGAAAGACGGTAACACCTGCCTTCTTGTCAGCCATCTCGGCATGTCAGGTGCATGGTTCACAGTTAACTCTGTCGATGACATTACGGAAATGAAATTTCGCAACCATGTTCACGTCATCTTTACGCTGGAAGGCGGAGGATTGCTTGTCTATTCAGATATTCGCCGCTTTGGAGAATTGCGGCTTCTTGGCTGCGAAGCGGACCATCCGCCATTATTGAAAATGGCCCCCGAACCGTTCGCCGCAGAAGCGCACAATCATTTTCTGGAAATGGCAGCTACCCCGAAATATGCGCGGAAACCGATTAAAGAAGTCATAATGGATGGGCATGTTATTTCGGGATGCGGAAATATTTATGCGACGGAAGCACTTTATAAGATGAATATTCATCCGGGTAGGACTACAGAGCGAATTAGTCAGAAACGGAAAAATGAATTATTTGACGTAATCGTGGATGTCTTACAGGAAAGTATCGATGCTGGCGGCAGTTCCATTTCCGATTATCGGAATATTAATGGAGAAGCGGGAACAATGCAGGACCGGCTAAAAATGTATGGGAGGAAAGTTTGCCCAGAATGCGGCTCCGCCACGAGAAGTATGAAAATAGCGGGCAGGACATCTGTTTATTGTCCGACATGTCAGAAATAA
- the coaE gene encoding dephospho-CoA kinase (Dephospho-CoA kinase (CoaE) performs the final step in coenzyme A biosynthesis.), translating into MIIGLTGSIASGKSTVSAMLKKRGFPIVDADEIARLVVEPGSPVLMEISRLFGQEFLREDGSLNREKLGERIFGNEEERLKLNSIIHPAIRKEMLKQKEQWISSGSNTVILDIPLLFESKLQSFVDKIIVVSTTPEIQKDRLMSRNVLSEEEADARISSQLPLKEKELGADAVLYNNGTIEHTESQLDGILSVWNAKP; encoded by the coding sequence ATGATTATTGGTTTGACCGGCAGTATTGCAAGCGGAAAGAGTACCGTTTCCGCAATGCTGAAGAAAAGAGGGTTTCCGATTGTAGATGCAGATGAAATTGCTCGGCTGGTTGTTGAACCTGGCAGTCCAGTCCTGATGGAAATCAGTCGCCTATTTGGGCAAGAATTTTTAAGGGAAGACGGATCGCTAAACCGTGAAAAACTTGGTGAGCGTATATTTGGAAACGAAGAAGAGCGTTTGAAGTTAAATAGCATTATCCATCCAGCCATACGGAAAGAGATGCTGAAACAAAAAGAACAATGGATTTCTAGCGGATCAAACACAGTCATCTTAGACATCCCACTTTTATTCGAAAGCAAACTGCAATCGTTTGTAGATAAAATTATTGTCGTGTCCACCACACCTGAAATTCAAAAAGATCGGCTCATGTCGAGAAATGTGTTATCGGAAGAAGAAGCCGATGCTCGAATTAGTTCCCAGCTGCCTCTGAAAGAAAAGGAACTAGGCGCAGATGCCGTTTTATACAATAACGGGACGATAGAACATACGGAGAGCCAGCTAGATGGGATACTATCTGTTTGGAATGCGAAACCTTAG
- a CDS encoding glyceraldehyde-3-phosphate dehydrogenase codes for MTTSIAINGFGRIGRMVFRQMIKEDDVTIVAINAMYSSETLAHLIKYDTNHGTFDGEVIAEENAIVVNGKRVKIVSDRDPLNLPWKELEIDIVIEATGKFNARDKAALHLKAGAKKVIISAPGKDEDITIVLGVNDDKLDIEKHDVISNASCTTNCLAPVAKVLNDAFGIDNGLMTTVHAYTNDQKNLDNPHKDLRRARACAQSIIPTSTGAAKALALVLPELEGKIHGMALRVPTPNVSLVDLVVDLKQDVTVDMVNDAFKQASKGAMEGILRFTTEPLVSIDFNTTTDSAIIDGLSTIVMADRKVKVLAWYDNEWGYSARVVDLTKRVAAALKTVEMA; via the coding sequence ATGACTACTTCTATTGCAATAAATGGGTTTGGACGTATTGGACGAATGGTTTTTCGCCAAATGATTAAAGAAGATGATGTAACTATTGTTGCGATAAACGCAATGTATTCTTCAGAAACGCTTGCTCATCTTATAAAGTACGATACGAATCACGGGACATTTGATGGTGAAGTAATCGCAGAAGAAAATGCGATTGTCGTCAACGGAAAACGTGTTAAAATCGTTTCAGATCGTGATCCGCTAAACCTTCCTTGGAAAGAGCTTGAAATTGATATTGTTATCGAAGCGACAGGTAAATTTAATGCACGTGATAAAGCTGCACTTCATCTTAAGGCTGGAGCAAAAAAGGTTATAATATCTGCACCCGGTAAAGATGAAGATATCACAATTGTTCTTGGCGTTAACGACGACAAACTGGATATCGAGAAGCATGACGTCATCTCGAATGCAAGCTGCACAACGAACTGTCTTGCACCGGTAGCAAAAGTGTTAAATGACGCATTTGGTATCGACAACGGCTTAATGACAACTGTTCATGCTTATACGAACGACCAAAAAAACTTGGATAATCCACATAAGGACCTTCGCCGTGCACGTGCATGTGCGCAGTCCATCATCCCGACGTCGACTGGTGCTGCAAAAGCATTGGCACTTGTGCTACCTGAGCTAGAAGGAAAGATTCATGGGATGGCGCTTCGTGTTCCGACACCAAATGTATCACTTGTCGACCTCGTTGTGGATCTCAAGCAGGATGTTACTGTAGATATGGTAAATGATGCATTTAAGCAAGCGTCTAAAGGGGCAATGGAAGGTATTCTGCGCTTTACGACAGAGCCACTGGTGTCTATTGATTTCAATACGACAACAGACTCTGCAATTATTGATGGCCTTTCAACAATCGTCATGGCTGACCGCAAAGTAAAAGTACTTGCATGGTATGATAATGAGTGGGGTTATTCCGCACGCGTTGTCGATTTAACGAAGAGAGTTGCCGCGGCTTTAAAAACAGTGGAAATGGCTTAA
- the nrdR gene encoding transcriptional regulator NrdR: MKCPACQYNGTRVVDSRPAEENRSIRRRRECEQCTFRFTTFEKVEETPLVVVKKDGSREEFSGEKVLRGLIRACEKRPVSLEDLKKIVYSIEKELKSAGVVEINSDDVGEMVMEQLSEVDEVAYVRFASVYRQYKDITVFIEELQDIQKRTKK, translated from the coding sequence ATGAAATGTCCAGCTTGCCAGTACAATGGCACTCGGGTAGTCGATTCCAGACCTGCCGAGGAAAATAGATCCATCCGGCGGCGCAGAGAATGCGAACAATGTACGTTCCGATTTACGACATTTGAAAAAGTCGAGGAAACACCTTTGGTTGTCGTGAAAAAAGATGGTTCGCGCGAAGAATTCAGCGGAGAAAAGGTGCTCAGGGGCCTTATCCGTGCTTGTGAAAAACGCCCTGTTTCACTTGAAGATCTCAAAAAAATCGTTTATTCGATTGAAAAAGAGTTAAAAAGTGCAGGAGTTGTAGAGATTAACTCTGATGATGTTGGGGAAATGGTTATGGAACAGTTGTCGGAAGTCGATGAAGTCGCTTATGTCAGATTCGCTTCAGTGTACCGCCAATATAAAGACATCACAGTTTTCATAGAAGAATTGCAAGATATACAAAAACGTACGAAAAAGTAA
- a CDS encoding replication initiation and membrane attachment family protein, producing the protein MAPLYKELQPVDAYKIRLSQSFSDYDRQLLTLFYQPLIGPGAMSLFMTLWADAEREDGREYNHYHLMNILTMPLGPVFEARISLEAIGLLRTYKKKDGDARLFVYELLPPLDAKAFFLDPLLSTFLFSKIGEQAYRSLRSRFALDRITDDGFDDVSRTFLDVYTPVQQGYSMDMGENQQFIGRNEPEGVPFGHSDFDFDLLRSGLSEQMVPQASLSSVSKESIAKLAFLYSLTPLDMQKVIMMALDEDLKLPEDRLRKSAAEFYKMNVSKDAPVLHKVYAKESPKPETGLLTRDEELEHYLETTAPLEMLRDFMGKEPLSVDVKLAEKLVNTHGLSVGVVNVLLQYVLYRNDGKITNSYAERIASHWMSKKVDSVKTAMEMSRNEHDQYVKWKNEGQKTGPRRKPAREEKVPEWFYKKEEKKTKSDKPVKSSSAIDEERRKLLEELGVTGDGTVK; encoded by the coding sequence ATGGCACCACTTTATAAAGAACTTCAGCCAGTTGATGCATACAAAATACGGTTATCGCAATCCTTTTCGGATTACGACAGACAACTCCTCACTTTATTTTATCAGCCGTTGATTGGTCCAGGTGCAATGAGTTTGTTTATGACGCTATGGGCGGACGCGGAGCGTGAAGACGGCCGGGAATACAACCATTACCATCTTATGAACATTCTAACGATGCCGCTCGGACCTGTTTTCGAGGCGAGGATTTCTTTGGAAGCGATTGGCTTATTACGTACTTACAAGAAGAAAGATGGAGATGCAAGATTATTCGTTTATGAACTGCTGCCTCCCCTTGACGCCAAAGCATTTTTCCTAGATCCATTGTTGTCGACATTCTTGTTCAGTAAAATCGGAGAGCAGGCATACCGCAGTTTACGTAGCCGTTTTGCACTTGACCGTATCACTGATGATGGGTTCGATGACGTTTCACGGACGTTTCTGGATGTGTATACGCCCGTCCAGCAGGGGTATAGCATGGATATGGGTGAGAATCAGCAGTTTATCGGACGCAACGAACCGGAAGGTGTTCCATTTGGGCATTCCGATTTTGATTTTGATCTGCTTCGCTCAGGATTATCTGAACAAATGGTTCCTCAAGCTTCATTATCTTCGGTTTCTAAAGAATCGATTGCGAAACTCGCATTCCTTTATTCATTGACTCCGCTGGATATGCAAAAAGTCATCATGATGGCACTTGATGAGGACCTTAAGTTACCAGAGGATAGATTGCGAAAATCAGCTGCCGAATTTTATAAAATGAATGTTTCAAAAGACGCACCCGTTTTGCACAAAGTATACGCGAAAGAATCACCTAAGCCTGAAACTGGATTATTAACACGTGACGAAGAATTGGAACACTACCTTGAAACTACGGCACCGCTTGAAATGCTGCGTGATTTTATGGGGAAAGAACCATTATCGGTAGATGTAAAGCTTGCTGAAAAGCTTGTCAATACGCATGGATTGTCCGTCGGAGTCGTCAATGTTCTCCTGCAATACGTTCTTTATCGCAATGACGGAAAAATAACAAATAGTTATGCTGAACGGATTGCTTCCCATTGGATGAGCAAAAAGGTGGATTCAGTGAAAACTGCAATGGAAATGTCGCGAAATGAGCATGACCAGTATGTGAAATGGAAAAATGAAGGTCAGAAAACGGGCCCGAGAAGAAAACCTGCACGAGAAGAGAAAGTACCGGAATGGTTTTATAAAAAAGAAGAAAAGAAAACAAAATCAGATAAACCTGTTAAGTCTTCTTCCGCTATTGATGAAGAACGTCGTAAATTACTTGAGGAATTAGGTGTAACAGGGGACGGGACGGTGAAGTGA
- the dnaI gene encoding primosomal protein DnaI, producing the protein MEHIGDTLKRVVKSPAFAARFDELRKEVMESPGVQQFLTDHSTEIDGEVVERSLGKLYEYATASHGCGKCPDLQGCVNIMNGFEPKLVLSCGLIDVEYTKCPNKLMDDDQRNIKKMIDSMYMPKDVMEAKLQNIDMYFDDSRVTAVRAAKDFLNVFDETGKLPERGMYIYGPFGIGKSFVLGALANELANRRIRTVAVYVPEFLREMKQSIQDQTLNEKIDFVKGAQVLMLDDIGAETMSAWTRDEVLGTILQFRMAEKLPTFFTSNFSYAELENHLTYTQRGEKEVVKAARIMERIQMISNPVRLDGENRRDK; encoded by the coding sequence ATGGAACATATTGGTGACACGCTGAAACGGGTTGTGAAGTCTCCCGCATTTGCCGCGAGGTTTGATGAATTACGAAAAGAAGTGATGGAGAGTCCAGGCGTGCAACAATTTCTGACGGATCATTCCACTGAAATCGATGGTGAAGTTGTTGAACGGAGCCTCGGCAAATTATACGAATACGCCACTGCTTCTCATGGTTGTGGAAAATGCCCGGATCTACAGGGGTGCGTGAATATCATGAACGGATTTGAACCCAAATTGGTTTTATCCTGCGGTCTTATTGATGTGGAATATACAAAGTGTCCAAACAAGCTTATGGATGACGATCAGCGTAATATTAAGAAAATGATTGACAGTATGTACATGCCGAAAGATGTCATGGAAGCAAAGCTGCAAAATATTGATATGTATTTTGACGACAGCAGGGTGACGGCCGTACGTGCCGCAAAAGATTTCTTGAATGTTTTCGATGAAACTGGAAAACTTCCTGAACGCGGCATGTACATTTATGGACCTTTTGGAATTGGAAAGTCTTTTGTGCTTGGAGCGTTAGCGAATGAATTAGCGAATCGCCGGATACGCACTGTTGCTGTGTATGTGCCGGAATTCCTTAGAGAAATGAAACAATCTATCCAAGATCAGACATTAAACGAAAAAATCGATTTTGTAAAAGGTGCTCAAGTACTTATGCTCGATGATATTGGTGCGGAAACAATGTCTGCTTGGACGCGTGATGAAGTGCTCGGAACAATTCTGCAATTTAGGATGGCAGAAAAACTACCGACTTTCTTCACTTCCAATTTTAGCTACGCGGAGCTTGAAAATCACTTAACATATACGCAGCGCGGTGAAAAAGAAGTAGTAAAAGCCGCGCGTATCATGGAAAGAATCCAAATGATCAGTAACCCGGTACGACTCGATGGTGAAAACAGACGCGATAAATAA
- the thrS gene encoding threonine--tRNA ligase, with amino-acid sequence MTNILKLKFPDGAVKEFPQGTTTEDVAASISPGLRKSALAGKVGDKLVDLKSPITEDGDIAIITPQSPEALEILRHSTAHLLAQAVKRKFPNAKLGIGPVIQSGFYYDIDSPEPITAEDLPELEKEMRRIIAENVEVIRHDVSREEAKKRFEEIDDEYKLELLEAIPEGEQVSIYEQGDFIDLCRGVHVPSTGKLKEFKLLSIAGAYWRGDSNNKMLQRIYGTAFFKKDELKEHLRLLEEAKERDHRKIGKELNLFMNSQKVGQGLPMWLPKGATIRRIIERYIVDKEEKLGYDHVYTPVLGSVELYKTSGHWDHYQDGMFPVMSMDNEDLVLRPMNCPHHMMIYKNGIHSYRNLPMRIAELGTMHRYEMSGALSGLQRVRGMTLNDAHIFVRPDQIKDEFKRVVQLVIDVYKDFNIDDYSFRVSYRDPADKEKYFDDDAMWNRAQTMLKEAMDELGLDYVEAEGEAAFYGPKLDVQVKTAIGMEETLSTVQLDFLLPERFDLTYVGEDGKQHRPVVIHRGVVSTMERFVAFLIEEYKGAFPTWLAPVQVEVIPVSPDAHFDYADGVREKLVAAGFRVNIDSREEKIGYKIREAQMQKVPYMLVLGDKEVESGEVNVRKYGEQNSESMQFDDFLVKLKDEVSNI; translated from the coding sequence ATGACAAATATACTTAAATTGAAATTTCCGGACGGTGCAGTGAAAGAATTTCCACAAGGTACAACGACTGAAGATGTGGCAGCATCCATTAGTCCGGGACTGCGGAAAAGTGCATTGGCTGGTAAAGTAGGGGATAAATTAGTCGACTTGAAATCGCCGATCACTGAAGACGGCGACATCGCAATCATTACACCTCAATCGCCGGAAGCACTTGAAATATTACGCCATAGTACAGCTCATCTTCTTGCACAAGCTGTAAAACGTAAGTTCCCTAATGCAAAACTAGGTATAGGGCCAGTTATCCAAAGCGGATTTTATTATGATATTGATTCGCCTGAACCGATTACAGCAGAAGATTTACCAGAACTTGAAAAAGAGATGAGAAGAATTATTGCTGAAAACGTGGAAGTAATTCGTCATGATGTATCTCGTGAAGAGGCGAAAAAGCGTTTTGAAGAAATCGATGACGAATATAAACTAGAACTTCTTGAAGCGATACCTGAGGGTGAGCAAGTGTCTATCTATGAACAAGGCGACTTCATTGACTTGTGCCGCGGTGTCCATGTTCCATCAACAGGCAAGCTAAAGGAATTCAAACTTCTTAGCATCGCAGGCGCTTATTGGCGCGGTGATTCAAATAACAAAATGCTGCAACGGATTTACGGCACAGCATTCTTCAAGAAAGATGAGTTGAAAGAGCATCTGCGTCTTTTGGAAGAAGCAAAAGAGCGTGATCATCGTAAAATCGGGAAAGAACTCAATCTGTTCATGAACTCTCAAAAAGTCGGACAAGGTTTGCCGATGTGGTTGCCTAAAGGAGCTACAATTCGTCGAATTATCGAGCGATACATTGTCGATAAGGAAGAGAAGCTTGGTTATGATCATGTATACACGCCAGTTCTCGGAAGCGTAGAATTATATAAAACTTCTGGCCACTGGGATCATTACCAGGACGGCATGTTCCCAGTTATGAGCATGGATAATGAAGACCTTGTCCTTCGCCCGATGAACTGTCCGCATCATATGATGATTTACAAAAATGGTATCCATTCTTATAGAAACTTACCAATGCGAATTGCAGAACTTGGTACAATGCACCGATACGAAATGTCCGGCGCATTATCAGGATTACAGCGTGTCCGTGGAATGACGTTGAACGATGCTCATATTTTCGTCCGTCCCGACCAAATTAAAGATGAGTTTAAACGTGTCGTCCAACTTGTTATTGATGTCTATAAAGATTTTAATATCGATGACTATTCATTCCGTGTTTCTTACCGCGACCCAGCAGATAAAGAGAAATATTTTGATGACGATGCAATGTGGAATCGTGCACAAACGATGTTAAAAGAAGCGATGGATGAGCTTGGTCTTGACTATGTTGAAGCCGAAGGGGAAGCTGCATTCTACGGACCTAAACTCGACGTTCAAGTGAAAACAGCAATTGGTATGGAAGAAACATTGTCAACAGTACAACTCGACTTCTTGCTTCCAGAACGTTTCGATCTAACATACGTTGGCGAAGATGGAAAACAACACCGTCCAGTCGTTATTCACCGTGGCGTTGTTTCAACTATGGAACGTTTTGTTGCATTCCTAATTGAAGAATACAAAGGCGCATTTCCAACTTGGTTAGCACCTGTCCAAGTAGAAGTGATTCCAGTTTCGCCAGATGCACATTTCGACTATGCAGATGGTGTGCGCGAAAAACTTGTTGCTGCTGGATTCCGTGTTAACATTGATAGCCGAGAGGAAAAAATTGGTTATAAAATTCGGGAAGCCCAAATGCAAAAAGTGCCTTATATGCTCGTTCTTGGAGACAAGGAAGTTGAATCAGGCGAAGTGAACGTCCGTAAATACGGTGAGCAAAATTCAGAAAGCATGCAATTTGATGATTTCCTAGTAAAATTAAAGGATGAAGTAAGTAATATATAA
- the infC gene encoding translation initiation factor IF-3 yields MYVNEGIRARELRIIDHNGDQLGIKTRTEALEIAALANLDLVLVAPTAKPPVARIMDHGKFKFEQQKKDREVRKNQKIILLKEVRLSPTIDEHDFQTKLRNAIKFLEKGDKVKASIRFRGRAITHKEIGQRVLDRFAEACKDVSTVEQRPKMEGRSMFLVLAPTAEKE; encoded by the coding sequence ATGTACGTAAATGAGGGCATCCGTGCCCGCGAGCTGCGCATTATCGATCACAACGGCGATCAGCTCGGAATCAAAACACGCACTGAGGCATTAGAAATTGCCGCTCTTGCGAATTTGGATCTTGTCCTTGTAGCTCCAACAGCGAAACCCCCAGTGGCTCGTATCATGGACCACGGAAAGTTCAAATTTGAGCAGCAGAAAAAGGATCGTGAAGTCCGTAAAAATCAGAAAATCATTCTGCTTAAAGAAGTTCGGTTAAGCCCGACGATCGATGAGCATGATTTCCAGACAAAACTACGGAACGCTATCAAGTTCCTTGAAAAAGGCGACAAAGTAAAAGCTTCTATCCGTTTCCGTGGACGTGCGATTACGCACAAGGAAATCGGGCAGCGCGTCCTTGACCGTTTCGCAGAAGCGTGCAAAGATGTATCTACGGTTGAACAACGACCGAAGATGGAAGGTCGCAGCATGTTCTTAGTGCTTGCACCAACTGCTGAAAAAGAGTAA
- the rpmI gene encoding 50S ribosomal protein L35, translated as MPKMKTHRGSAKRFKKTGSGKLKRGRAYTSHLFANKPTKAKRHLRKASLVSSGDFKRIRQMITYM; from the coding sequence ATGCCAAAAATGAAAACTCACCGCGGCTCAGCGAAACGTTTCAAAAAAACCGGTTCTGGTAAATTGAAACGCGGCCGTGCTTACACAAGTCACTTATTTGCAAACAAACCGACGAAAGCAAAACGCCACCTGCGTAAAGCTTCACTCGTTTCTTCAGGCGACTTCAAACGTATTCGCCAAATGATCACATACATGTAA
- the rplT gene encoding 50S ribosomal protein L20, whose translation MPRVKGGTVTRKRRNRVLKLAKGYFGSKHRLYKVANQQVMKSFNYAYRDRRQKKREFRKLWITRINAAARINGLSYSTLMHGLKVAGIDVNRKMLADLAVTDAQAFTQLADVAKKSIAK comes from the coding sequence ATGCCACGCGTAAAAGGTGGAACAGTGACGCGCAAGCGTCGTAATCGAGTATTGAAATTAGCAAAAGGTTACTTTGGTTCAAAACATAGACTTTACAAGGTAGCAAACCAACAGGTAATGAAATCATTCAACTATGCATACCGTGACCGTCGTCAGAAGAAACGTGAATTCCGTAAACTTTGGATCACACGTATCAATGCGGCTGCACGTATTAACGGTCTTTCTTACAGCACTCTTATGCACGGCTTGAAAGTAGCTGGCATCGATGTTAACCGTAAAATGCTTGCTGATCTTGCGGTGACTGACGCACAAGCGTTCACACAACTTGCAGATGTAGCAAAAAAATCAATCGCAAAATAA
- a CDS encoding DUF1294 domain-containing protein: MQTTILGWIAIMSIWAFIAMGYDKRQAKRKGRRIPEKDLWTLALLGGGIGAYFGMQVFRHKTRHTSFRVGFLILAMAYGIGVLFLLGVSLPGIVEA, encoded by the coding sequence TTGCAAACGACAATTCTAGGGTGGATTGCCATCATGTCCATCTGGGCATTTATTGCGATGGGTTATGATAAACGTCAAGCGAAAAGAAAAGGCCGGCGTATTCCTGAAAAGGATTTATGGACTCTGGCGCTGCTTGGTGGAGGCATCGGTGCTTATTTTGGAATGCAAGTTTTCCGTCATAAAACGAGGCATACATCTTTTCGGGTCGGCTTTCTGATATTGGCGATGGCCTATGGAATCGGTGTACTCTTTCTTCTTGGCGTCTCCCTGCCAGGAATAGTTGAGGCGTAA
- a CDS encoding sigma-w pathway protein ysdB, which produces MGLMIRFVIIAFIIYFFYRGIRYLTDPKRKLDDAYAVEKYYFYDEVKNVRKNFFITYKGAMFEGEKYLGTTDDSIDVISIFVWVKDDTKLQGFTKDDFHFLESEILSNYPNATISWKNPIEQLMEQQ; this is translated from the coding sequence ATGGGATTAATGATCCGCTTTGTCATTATTGCCTTTATCATTTATTTTTTCTATCGGGGGATTCGTTATTTAACGGACCCAAAACGCAAGCTTGATGATGCATATGCAGTGGAGAAATATTACTTTTACGATGAAGTGAAAAATGTGCGGAAAAACTTTTTCATTACGTATAAAGGCGCTATGTTTGAAGGTGAAAAATATTTGGGCACGACGGATGATTCAATTGACGTCATATCTATCTTCGTCTGGGTGAAAGATGACACAAAACTTCAAGGTTTTACAAAAGACGATTTTCATTTCCTCGAATCTGAGATCCTATCCAACTATCCTAACGCAACGATTAGTTGGAAAAACCCTATCGAACAACTAATGGAACAACAGTAA
- a CDS encoding dUTP diphosphatase codes for MELSKLFAMQRELDLFIQNNREKQTDVFQEKGLALLVELAELANETRCFKFWSTKGPSDDAVILEEYVDSIHFLLSLGIEKNLHTLTNWPEGEVEGELTHLFLETTAVIHRFLNELTMAAYEQVWIHYGAIAKKLGFSNEDIIIAYLAKNEENYTRQKTGY; via the coding sequence ATGGAACTGTCAAAACTATTTGCCATGCAGCGTGAACTCGATTTATTTATCCAAAATAACAGAGAGAAACAGACGGATGTTTTTCAAGAAAAGGGACTGGCACTCCTAGTCGAATTAGCGGAACTTGCTAATGAAACCCGTTGCTTTAAATTTTGGAGTACGAAAGGACCTTCGGACGATGCTGTTATCCTCGAAGAGTATGTGGATTCGATTCATTTTCTTCTTTCGCTTGGTATTGAGAAAAACCTGCATACACTTACAAACTGGCCTGAGGGTGAAGTTGAAGGGGAATTGACACACTTATTTCTAGAGACGACAGCTGTGATTCACCGCTTTTTGAATGAACTTACCATGGCTGCTTATGAGCAAGTCTGGATTCATTATGGAGCCATCGCCAAAAAACTCGGTTTTTCAAATGAAGATATTATTATTGCATACTTAGCAAAGAATGAAGAAAATTATACACGACAAAAAACAGGTTATTAA
- a CDS encoding helix-turn-helix domain-containing protein, producing the protein MNDWNKEDFGVRLKKLREERGLSMMAFGTAIGTSASRIKDWEKGKNAPSAAWIAKISERFNVSTDELILGNAKTSKPFKGSSSTNVDMLYDKLRENITTEVVEIEKSDTAELYAELDAIHKEQYRSGKGRRRAELEMLGILTELPKKEVLELLELAKLKKRWM; encoded by the coding sequence GTGAACGATTGGAACAAGGAAGACTTTGGTGTACGGTTAAAAAAATTGCGTGAAGAACGTGGACTGTCAATGATGGCGTTCGGAACAGCTATTGGAACATCAGCAAGTCGTATTAAAGATTGGGAAAAAGGGAAGAATGCACCCTCAGCAGCATGGATAGCAAAAATCTCTGAACGGTTCAATGTTTCAACCGATGAACTAATTCTTGGTAATGCGAAGACATCAAAGCCATTTAAGGGTTCAAGTTCTACAAATGTAGATATGCTTTACGACAAGTTAAGGGAAAATATTACCACCGAAGTAGTAGAGATAGAGAAAAGCGATACAGCGGAGCTTTATGCAGAACTAGATGCAATACACAAAGAACAATATAGAAGCGGAAAAGGCAGAAGACGTGCAGAGCTTGAAATGCTTGGTATATTGACAGAACTGCCGAAGAAAGAAGTGCTTGAACTTTTAGAGCTTGCAAAGTTAAAAAAACGCTGGATGTAA